One region of Vitis vinifera cultivar Pinot Noir 40024 chromosome 1, ASM3070453v1 genomic DNA includes:
- the LOC100244393 gene encoding F-box/FBD/LRR-repeat protein At1g13570 isoform X1, whose amino-acid sequence MDDAPKLDLISNLPLSIIESILVRLPIREAVRTSILSSKWRYRWSGITDLVFEDDLFLLNDKLKKFITQVLLLHAGPIHKFQITTSNLRICPDIDQWILFLSRNDVKEILLELGECEWFTVPSCLFSCQKLTRLELVRCELHPPPTFKGFLHLKILNLHQVSITCEAIQSLVSSCPLLECLSLSYFDSLALNISAPNLKYLFLEGEFKEICLENTPGLVSVTVAMYMSDDVVEHFEQSSSCNFIKFFGGAPHLERLIGHIYFTKFLSIGNELGRHPITYHHLKNIELYQVSFEDIKEILVILRLIIYSPNLEELQISGSSNTSVSPEVLDLDFWENECPLDCAFKCLQTVKMTDISGLPHEMRFIKFLLENSPILEIMSITPSVYAIEGRMHMVTELLEFRRVSPQAKIKFVLD is encoded by the exons ATGGATGATGCTCCAAAACTAGATTTGATAAGTAATCTGCCTTTAAGCATTATAGAGAGCATCCTTGTCCGGTTGCCTATAAGGGAAGCCGTGAGAACAAGTATATTGTCAAGTAAATGGAGGTACAGATGGTCAGGAATTACAGATCTCGTATTCGAAGATGACCTATTTCTTCTCAATGACAAGCTCAAAAAGTTTATCACTCAGGTTCTCCTTCTTCATGCTGGACCAATTCACAAGTTTCAGATTACTACTTCCAACTTACGAATCTGTCCTGATATTGACCAATGGATTCTTTTCCTTTCAAGAAATGATGTTAAAGAAATCCTTCTTGAATTAGGAGAGTGCGAGTGGTTTACTGTTCCTTCTTGTCTGTTCTCTTGTCAAAAATTGACTCGCTTGGAGTTGGTTCGATGTGAATTACACCCACCCCCGACTTTTAAAGGATTCTTGCATTTGAAGATTCTCAATCTTCATCAAGTTTCAATTACCTGTGAAGCTATTCAAAGTCTTGTTTCTAGTTGCCCTCTCCTAGAGTGTTTGTCATTGTCGTATTTCGATAGTTTAGCTCTCAATATTTCTGCTCCAAATCTCAAATACTTGTTCCTAGAAGGCGAATTTAAAGAAATCTGTCTTGAAAATACTCCGGGTTTGGTTTCTGTAACTGTGGCTATGTATATGTCTGATGACGTTGTTGAACACTTTGAGCAAAGTTCGAGTtgcaattttatcaaattttttggCGGTGCACCTCATCTTGAACGGCTCATTGGGCACATATACTTTACAAAG TTTTTGAGTATAGGTAATGAACTAGGAAGACATCCAATTACATACCACCATCTAAAGAATATTGAACTGTATCAAGTAAGTTTTGAAGACATAAAGGAGATACTGGTCATTCTTCGCTTGATAATATACTCTCCTAATTTAGAAGAACTTCAAATCTCG GGTTCCTCAAACACATCAGTGTCACCAGAAGTACTCGATTTGGATTTTTGGGAGAATGAATGCCCTTTAGATTGTGCATTCAAATGCCTTCAAACTGTGAAGATGACAGACATTTCTGGTCTGCCACATGAGATGagatttatcaaatttttactTGAAAACTCACCAATCCTTGAGATAATGAGCATTACACCCTCTGTATATGCCATAGAAGGAAGGATGCATATGGTAACAGAGCTGCTGGAGTTCCGACGAGTTTCTCCCCaagcaaaaatcaaatttgttcTAGATTGA
- the LOC100244393 gene encoding F-box/FBD/LRR-repeat protein At1g13570 isoform X2, translating to MDDAPKLDLISNLPLSIIESILVRLPIREAVRTSILSSKWRYRWSGITDLVFEDDLFLLNDKLKKFITQVLLLHAGPIHKFQITTSNLRICPDIDQWILFLSRNDVKEILLELGECEWFTVPSCLFSCQKLTRLELVRCELHPPPTFKGFLHLKILNLHQVSITCEAIQSLVSSCPLLECLSLSYFDSLALNISAPNLKYLFLEGEFKEICLENTPGLVSVTVAMYMSDDVVEHFEQSSSCNFIKFFGGAPHLERLIGHIYFTKGSSNTSVSPEVLDLDFWENECPLDCAFKCLQTVKMTDISGLPHEMRFIKFLLENSPILEIMSITPSVYAIEGRMHMVTELLEFRRVSPQAKIKFVLD from the exons ATGGATGATGCTCCAAAACTAGATTTGATAAGTAATCTGCCTTTAAGCATTATAGAGAGCATCCTTGTCCGGTTGCCTATAAGGGAAGCCGTGAGAACAAGTATATTGTCAAGTAAATGGAGGTACAGATGGTCAGGAATTACAGATCTCGTATTCGAAGATGACCTATTTCTTCTCAATGACAAGCTCAAAAAGTTTATCACTCAGGTTCTCCTTCTTCATGCTGGACCAATTCACAAGTTTCAGATTACTACTTCCAACTTACGAATCTGTCCTGATATTGACCAATGGATTCTTTTCCTTTCAAGAAATGATGTTAAAGAAATCCTTCTTGAATTAGGAGAGTGCGAGTGGTTTACTGTTCCTTCTTGTCTGTTCTCTTGTCAAAAATTGACTCGCTTGGAGTTGGTTCGATGTGAATTACACCCACCCCCGACTTTTAAAGGATTCTTGCATTTGAAGATTCTCAATCTTCATCAAGTTTCAATTACCTGTGAAGCTATTCAAAGTCTTGTTTCTAGTTGCCCTCTCCTAGAGTGTTTGTCATTGTCGTATTTCGATAGTTTAGCTCTCAATATTTCTGCTCCAAATCTCAAATACTTGTTCCTAGAAGGCGAATTTAAAGAAATCTGTCTTGAAAATACTCCGGGTTTGGTTTCTGTAACTGTGGCTATGTATATGTCTGATGACGTTGTTGAACACTTTGAGCAAAGTTCGAGTtgcaattttatcaaattttttggCGGTGCACCTCATCTTGAACGGCTCATTGGGCACATATACTTTACAAAG GGTTCCTCAAACACATCAGTGTCACCAGAAGTACTCGATTTGGATTTTTGGGAGAATGAATGCCCTTTAGATTGTGCATTCAAATGCCTTCAAACTGTGAAGATGACAGACATTTCTGGTCTGCCACATGAGATGagatttatcaaatttttactTGAAAACTCACCAATCCTTGAGATAATGAGCATTACACCCTCTGTATATGCCATAGAAGGAAGGATGCATATGGTAACAGAGCTGCTGGAGTTCCGACGAGTTTCTCCCCaagcaaaaatcaaatttgttcTAGATTGA